A stretch of the Archangium violaceum genome encodes the following:
- a CDS encoding type 1 glutamine amidotransferase — protein sequence MNAPSEPPRTAVVLLHEEERGLGQLGPALRRSGFTLDVRLRAPRPEDAEAALVVIMGASLGDPGAEAAPLLEEQRRLLARRLEAGRPNLGIGVGAELLAASAGARVHPGDKGPVVGVHPVSLTVAGLADPLFAGFEEFFDVLHWHGDTFESVPGAQVLASSSRYPHQAFRVGASYGVQFHPEVDVGMFERWVRASPGDVGRVGLGAEELLERERSRLARVQQHAMLLVERLALFFARQVGAGGGERYLFTVDSTHRLAGRGVLLSPGIPRRTPIVRVGQAISLERPDGSRVGGTVRGMASFGETGAAIPLLVLLDEPDAEVPPGSEALTSAPLTV from the coding sequence ATGAACGCACCTTCCGAACCCCCCCGGACCGCGGTCGTCCTTCTTCACGAGGAAGAACGAGGCCTGGGGCAGCTGGGCCCCGCCTTGCGGCGCTCGGGCTTTACCCTGGATGTCCGTCTGCGAGCCCCTCGCCCCGAGGACGCGGAGGCGGCCCTCGTGGTGATCATGGGCGCGTCCCTGGGTGACCCGGGGGCGGAGGCCGCTCCTCTTCTGGAGGAGCAGCGGCGATTGCTCGCCCGCCGGTTGGAGGCGGGACGGCCGAATCTGGGCATCGGCGTGGGCGCGGAGCTGCTCGCCGCCTCGGCGGGGGCTCGCGTCCATCCGGGAGACAAGGGCCCGGTGGTGGGCGTGCACCCGGTGTCGTTGACGGTGGCGGGGCTGGCGGACCCGCTGTTCGCCGGCTTCGAGGAGTTCTTCGACGTGCTGCACTGGCACGGGGACACCTTCGAGTCCGTGCCGGGGGCGCAGGTGCTCGCCTCGAGCTCCCGCTATCCGCACCAGGCCTTCCGGGTGGGCGCCTCCTATGGGGTGCAGTTCCACCCCGAGGTGGACGTGGGCATGTTCGAGCGCTGGGTCCGGGCCTCGCCAGGGGATGTGGGCCGCGTGGGGCTCGGGGCCGAGGAGTTGCTCGAGCGGGAGCGCTCGCGGCTGGCCCGGGTGCAGCAACACGCGATGCTGCTGGTGGAGCGGCTGGCCCTCTTCTTCGCGCGGCAGGTGGGCGCGGGAGGAGGGGAGCGCTACCTCTTCACCGTGGACTCCACCCACCGGTTGGCGGGCCGGGGCGTGTTGCTCTCACCGGGCATTCCCCGGCGCACCCCCATCGTCCGCGTGGGACAGGCCATCTCGCTCGAGCGTCCCGATGGCTCGCGCGTGGGAGGCACGGTGCGAGGCATGGCCAGTTTCGGGGAGACCGGGGCGGCCATTCCCCTGCTGGTCCTGCTGGATGAGCCGGACGCGGAGGTACCTCCCGGCTCGGAGGCCCTCACCTCCGCGCCGCTGACGGTGTAA
- a CDS encoding YccF domain-containing protein translates to MRLLLNILWIIFGGGFVIWLEYLLGGLLLCLTIVGIPFGVQCFKMAGLGLLPFGKDIADAPGASPIGCVLNVFWLIVAGVWIFLSHIALALGLAVTIIGIPFAIQHVKLALLALAPFGKLVREAP, encoded by the coding sequence ATGCGCCTGCTCCTGAACATCCTCTGGATCATCTTCGGAGGCGGATTCGTCATCTGGCTCGAGTACCTGCTCGGTGGCCTGCTGCTCTGCCTCACGATCGTCGGCATCCCCTTCGGGGTGCAGTGTTTCAAGATGGCCGGGCTCGGGCTGCTGCCCTTCGGCAAGGACATCGCCGACGCGCCTGGGGCCAGTCCCATCGGCTGCGTGCTGAACGTGTTCTGGCTCATCGTCGCCGGGGTGTGGATCTTCCTGAGCCACATCGCGCTCGCCCTGGGGCTCGCGGTGACGATCATCGGCATCCCCTTCGCCATCCAGCACGTGAAGCTGGCGCTGCTCGCCCTCGCGCCCTTCGGGAAGCTCGTGCGCGAAGCGCCGTGA
- a CDS encoding DUF2381 family protein, with product MLLQGAPVEYPPIVRVCEDLKRIELSLAPAGEAREICVSPGHMTTIVFDVRTDVELQDEARFLEVTRGRGIISLLPPQDMVPGERLRLTAHIGDGPSQQRVTFTLLAHSGLATHQVEVYRDRRSRESFLHEVALEQAKNRELRAELRLMRARLEQSGGIGGLVARKKIDTYGIQVRPLSGKDTVVQLKSDGLTCVKAVSYRADKGIAVQVSLLNLSSEPWMTVDASLVDAGGREMEGLKIRQDVPIPPKGDGPVFVEVDALLSEAQGELSLTLWDDSARSITLHGLKFP from the coding sequence ATGCTTCTCCAGGGTGCTCCTGTCGAGTATCCGCCTATCGTCAGGGTTTGCGAGGACTTGAAGCGCATCGAACTTTCGTTGGCGCCCGCGGGGGAGGCACGCGAGATCTGCGTCAGCCCAGGGCACATGACGACCATCGTCTTCGATGTGCGCACGGATGTGGAGTTGCAGGATGAGGCGCGCTTCCTGGAGGTGACACGGGGACGCGGCATCATCAGCCTCCTGCCACCACAAGACATGGTGCCTGGGGAGCGCCTCCGGCTCACGGCTCATATTGGAGACGGGCCCTCCCAGCAGCGTGTCACTTTCACGCTGCTGGCTCACTCTGGGCTGGCGACACATCAGGTGGAGGTGTATCGCGACCGGCGCTCCAGGGAGTCCTTCCTTCACGAAGTCGCCCTGGAGCAGGCGAAGAACCGGGAGTTGCGTGCGGAGCTCAGGCTCATGCGGGCCCGACTCGAGCAGTCAGGTGGGATTGGGGGCCTGGTTGCCAGGAAGAAGATCGACACGTATGGCATCCAGGTCCGACCATTGAGTGGGAAGGATACGGTCGTTCAATTGAAATCCGATGGCCTCACGTGCGTGAAGGCTGTCAGCTACCGTGCGGACAAAGGCATCGCGGTTCAGGTATCGCTATTGAACTTGAGCTCGGAGCCCTGGATGACGGTCGACGCTTCGCTGGTGGACGCGGGAGGCAGGGAGATGGAGGGACTGAAGATCCGGCAGGACGTGCCTATTCCGCCCAAAGGGGACGGTCCGGTCTTCGTGGAGGTTGATGCTCTCTTATCGGAAGCTCAGGGTGAACTGTCTCTCACGCTGTGGGATGACAGCGCGCGCAGCATCACCCTTCACGGGTTGAAATTCCCGTAG
- a CDS encoding 2-deoxy-5-keto-D-gluconate 6-phosphate aldolase domain-containing protein: MSTLHLPPVPHLYLLTFDERHSFENALLGLSGPPTPDEADAIRHMKTVIYTGFRLALRRGVKHDGTGILVDGQYGNDVARQALEEGILLAMAAEKGDIETFEPAFAQARVHYNPEEEQAVNAPRTERLVRLTEWLRAHGRRFLLELRVPATQAQLAALGGDAERYDHELRPLLMVRAVSELQAGGVDPDIWMLESLDRTADCLRVAMQARAGGREHVSCIVLDRHPSWEDLERWLRVTASIPGFIGFALGRTLWWEPLQAMHRRQLTAAEAAQRICDNYQRALLLWNEALLRADCQRSTLQPEAVPS; encoded by the coding sequence ATGTCGACGCTTCACCTCCCCCCCGTCCCCCACCTGTACCTGCTCACCTTCGACGAGCGGCATTCCTTCGAGAACGCACTGCTCGGACTGTCCGGCCCCCCCACACCCGACGAGGCGGACGCCATCCGCCACATGAAGACCGTCATCTACACCGGCTTCCGGCTGGCCCTCCGGCGAGGCGTCAAACACGACGGCACGGGCATCCTGGTGGATGGGCAATACGGGAACGACGTGGCGAGACAGGCGCTCGAGGAGGGCATCCTGCTCGCCATGGCCGCGGAGAAGGGCGACATCGAGACGTTCGAGCCGGCCTTCGCCCAGGCGCGGGTGCACTACAACCCCGAGGAGGAGCAGGCGGTGAACGCCCCGCGGACGGAGCGACTCGTCAGGTTGACGGAATGGCTGCGGGCACATGGGCGCCGTTTCCTCCTGGAGTTGCGAGTGCCAGCGACACAGGCCCAGCTCGCCGCCCTTGGAGGAGACGCGGAGCGCTACGATCACGAGCTGAGGCCCTTGCTCATGGTGCGAGCGGTGAGCGAGCTGCAGGCGGGCGGAGTGGATCCGGACATCTGGATGCTCGAGAGCCTGGACCGGACGGCGGACTGCCTGCGCGTGGCCATGCAGGCCCGAGCGGGAGGCCGGGAGCACGTGTCCTGCATCGTCCTCGACCGGCACCCGAGCTGGGAGGACCTGGAGCGGTGGCTGAGGGTGACCGCGTCCATTCCGGGCTTCATCGGCTTCGCGCTCGGCCGCACGCTGTGGTGGGAGCCCCTTCAGGCCATGCACCGGCGCCAGCTCACCGCGGCCGAGGCCGCCCAGCGCATCTGCGACAACTACCAGCGTGCCCTCCTCCTCTGGAACGAGGCACTGCTCCGCGCTGATTGCCAACGCTCCACCCTTCAACCGGAGGCCGTGCCCTCCTGA
- a CDS encoding MaoC family dehydratase: MANKTIIEGLDGLRAVVGQQLGASEWKELTHEDILRFAEATGDSQWIHVDLERCKRESPFGVPIAHGYFSVSRIAGLFFETVDVRGFALVLNYGLNKVRFPAPLKLGARYRLSLKLAELKDVPKGVEALLLATIEIEGESKPACAAEVLYRYLLA; the protein is encoded by the coding sequence ATGGCCAACAAGACGATCATCGAGGGTCTCGACGGACTTCGGGCGGTAGTCGGGCAGCAGCTCGGTGCCTCCGAGTGGAAGGAGCTCACGCACGAGGACATCCTGCGCTTCGCCGAGGCCACGGGTGATTCCCAGTGGATCCACGTGGACCTCGAGCGGTGCAAGCGCGAGTCGCCATTCGGAGTGCCCATCGCGCATGGGTACTTCAGCGTCTCGCGCATCGCGGGGCTGTTCTTCGAGACGGTCGACGTCCGGGGCTTCGCCCTCGTCCTGAACTACGGCTTGAACAAGGTGCGCTTCCCGGCGCCGCTCAAGCTCGGGGCCCGCTACCGGCTGAGCCTGAAGCTGGCGGAGCTCAAGGACGTGCCCAAGGGGGTCGAGGCGCTCCTGCTCGCGACCATCGAAATCGAGGGCGAGTCCAAGCCGGCGTGCGCCGCGGAGGTGCTCTACCGGTACCTGCTCGCGTGA
- a CDS encoding PQQ-binding-like beta-propeller repeat protein encodes MDPLLRRQTRYKALFAMLVAWVASTPRSALATDSAPRPSPRAFEIPAEGTVLEHSVIFAGAVLDSPPARLTQLFPERYSEIPGVFTFRGGPTRTGGSWGTCPLRERKLEVAWIATTGRGRGHWGGGAGWTGQPAIVQWPAVIRHSMGRLGPRRFENGFVEVIQGSLDGSVYFLELRTGRPTRPPIPTGNPIKGSVSLDPRGYPLLFVGQGIPESKPIGLRVYNLITHQQIFFLPGRDAKSPRKGWGAFDSSGLLNRATDSYIVGGENGLFYVLRLNTDFDTITLTLKVRPEILRYRYAPPGRTHYGIENSLSVVGNLALFADNGGTLQALDLRTFKPVWTFAAGDDTDASLAVEREGERPVLYTGTEVDKTGPRGQSWLRKLDGLTGKVLWERAYPCQGAREPKKIDAGVFATPLVGTGDVSGQVVFTLSRCPDFSSGLMVALDKATGAELWRRPLAHFAWSSPTSCRDEQGHSFILQGDISGQVNLLDARTGEVLHSLQLKGGIEASPAVFDDMAVLATRGEWIYGLRLR; translated from the coding sequence ATGGACCCACTCCTGAGACGACAGACGCGGTACAAGGCGCTCTTCGCCATGCTCGTGGCCTGGGTCGCCAGCACACCGCGCTCCGCCCTGGCCACGGACTCCGCCCCACGCCCGTCGCCCCGCGCCTTCGAGATCCCGGCGGAGGGGACCGTGCTCGAGCACAGCGTCATCTTCGCGGGCGCGGTGCTCGACTCACCCCCCGCTCGCCTGACCCAGCTCTTCCCCGAGCGCTACTCGGAGATCCCCGGAGTCTTCACGTTCCGCGGAGGCCCCACCCGCACGGGCGGCTCCTGGGGTACCTGTCCGCTGCGCGAGCGGAAGCTCGAGGTCGCGTGGATCGCCACCACCGGCCGCGGCCGTGGTCACTGGGGCGGAGGCGCCGGTTGGACCGGCCAGCCCGCCATCGTCCAGTGGCCCGCCGTCATCCGGCACTCCATGGGCCGCCTCGGCCCCCGCCGCTTCGAGAATGGCTTCGTCGAGGTCATCCAGGGCTCGCTCGATGGCTCCGTGTACTTCCTGGAGCTGCGCACCGGCCGCCCCACTCGCCCCCCCATCCCCACCGGCAACCCCATCAAGGGCAGCGTGTCGCTGGATCCTCGCGGCTACCCCCTCCTCTTCGTCGGCCAGGGCATCCCGGAGAGCAAGCCCATCGGCCTGCGCGTCTACAACCTCATCACCCACCAGCAGATCTTCTTCCTCCCCGGACGGGACGCGAAGTCACCGCGCAAGGGCTGGGGGGCCTTCGACAGCTCGGGCCTGCTCAACCGCGCCACCGACAGCTACATCGTGGGCGGCGAGAATGGTCTCTTCTACGTCCTGCGGCTCAACACCGACTTCGACACCATCACGCTCACGCTGAAGGTTCGTCCCGAAATCCTGCGCTACCGCTACGCGCCCCCCGGGCGCACGCACTACGGCATCGAGAACTCCCTCTCCGTGGTGGGCAACCTGGCCCTCTTCGCCGACAACGGCGGCACGCTGCAGGCGCTCGACCTGCGGACCTTCAAGCCGGTATGGACCTTCGCCGCGGGCGACGACACCGACGCCAGCCTCGCGGTGGAGCGCGAGGGTGAACGCCCCGTCCTCTACACCGGCACCGAGGTGGACAAGACAGGGCCCCGGGGCCAGTCCTGGCTGCGGAAGTTGGACGGCCTCACCGGCAAGGTCCTCTGGGAGCGCGCCTACCCCTGCCAGGGCGCGCGCGAGCCGAAGAAGATCGACGCGGGTGTCTTCGCCACCCCCCTGGTGGGCACGGGGGATGTCTCGGGGCAGGTCGTCTTCACGCTCTCACGCTGCCCGGACTTCTCCAGCGGCCTCATGGTGGCGCTCGACAAGGCCACGGGCGCCGAGCTCTGGCGCCGGCCCCTGGCCCACTTCGCCTGGTCCTCGCCCACCTCCTGCCGGGACGAGCAGGGCCACTCCTTCATCCTGCAAGGCGACATCAGCGGCCAGGTGAACCTGCTCGACGCGCGCACCGGCGAGGTGTTGCACTCGCTCCAGCTCAAGGGCGGCATCGAGGCCTCCCCCGCCGTGTTCGACGACATGGCCGTGCTGGCCACGCGCGGGGAGTGGATTTACGGCCTGCGCCTGCGCTGA